From the genome of Acidobacteriota bacterium, one region includes:
- the rpsI gene encoding 30S ribosomal protein S9 gives MATKVQFYGTGRRKTAVARVFLRPGAGKIFVNRLTYEDYFKTNTQRMMVRQPLLLTENLSKFDLNVTVMGGGLVSQAGAVRHGIARALVDFNSELRLKLKQAKFLTRDPRKKERKKYGQPGARRRYQYSKR, from the coding sequence TTGGCCACCAAAGTTCAGTTTTACGGAACGGGTAGGCGCAAGACCGCCGTGGCGCGGGTTTTTCTTCGTCCGGGCGCCGGGAAGATCTTCGTCAACCGGCTCACCTACGAGGACTACTTCAAGACCAACACCCAGCGGATGATGGTGCGTCAACCCTTGCTGCTCACCGAGAACCTCAGCAAGTTCGACCTCAACGTGACGGTCATGGGCGGGGGGCTGGTGTCGCAGGCCGGCGCCGTCCGCCACGGCATCGCCCGCGCGCTGGTGGATTTCAACTCGGAGCTTCGGTTGAAACTCAAGCAGGCGAAGTTCCTCACGCGCGACCCGCGCAAGAAGGAACGCAAGAAGTACGGTCAGCCTGGCGCCCGCCGCCGCTACCAGTACTCCAAGCGCTAG
- the tsf gene encoding translation elongation factor Ts: MQITPAMVKELREKTDAGMMECKTALVEADGDMEKAVEILRKRGVATASKKSTRVASEGVIGSYIHHNHKVGVLIEVNCETDFVAKNDKFKELVHNVAMQIAVTRPRWVRRDEVPAAVVEKEREIYREALKNDEKNRNKPPAVMDKIIDGRIEKFFKETCLTEQEYIKDSTMTIEGYVHSIIGVIKENIRIRRFCCFKVGEE, translated from the coding sequence ATGCAGATAACACCCGCAATGGTGAAGGAATTGAGGGAAAAGACCGACGCCGGCATGATGGAGTGCAAGACCGCCCTCGTCGAGGCCGACGGCGACATGGAAAAGGCCGTGGAGATCCTGCGGAAACGCGGGGTGGCCACCGCCTCCAAGAAGTCCACCCGCGTCGCGAGCGAGGGGGTCATCGGTTCCTACATCCACCACAACCACAAGGTCGGCGTTCTCATCGAAGTGAACTGTGAGACCGATTTCGTCGCCAAGAACGACAAGTTCAAGGAACTGGTCCACAACGTGGCCATGCAGATCGCCGTCACCCGGCCGCGCTGGGTCCGGCGGGACGAAGTCCCCGCCGCCGTCGTCGAGAAGGAGCGGGAAATCTACCGCGAGGCCCTGAAGAACGACGAAAAGAACCGGAACAAACCGCCCGCCGTCATGGACAAGATCATCGACGGCCGAATCGAAAAGTTCTTCAAGGAAACCTGCCTGACGGAGCAGGAGTACATCAAGGACTCCACCATGACCATCGAAGGATACGTGCACTCCATCATCGGGGTCATCAAGGAGAACATCCGCATCCGGCGCTTCTGCTGCTTCAAGGTCGGCGAGGAATGA
- the rpsB gene encoding 30S ribosomal protein S2, with the protein MVSITMKALLEAGVHFGHQTRRWNPKMKPYIFGDRNGIHIIDLQKTMHLFKEATDFVAESARRGKRILFVGTKRQAQDAVKDEALRCGQYYINNRWLGGLLTNWQTVSKSLEKYKSLDAMKEVNYAGEVSKKQVARLERKRRKLEKNLAGIKKLDAMPEVLMIIDPSKEDIAVLEAKKMGVKVVALVDTNCNPEPIDYVIPGNDDALRSVRLIVSKLADSVIEGQNMMKQDAELAAKDAPEGGADVTPELRDAYAAEAVHPERRKYAQRRPPRPRVPREIIPDAVPAAPEAPAPAPAPAPAEPAE; encoded by the coding sequence TTGGTTTCCATAACGATGAAAGCACTGTTGGAAGCGGGTGTCCATTTCGGCCACCAGACGCGCCGCTGGAACCCCAAGATGAAACCCTACATCTTCGGGGACCGGAACGGCATTCATATCATCGATCTCCAGAAGACGATGCACCTCTTCAAGGAGGCGACCGACTTCGTCGCGGAGAGCGCCCGGCGCGGGAAGCGCATCCTCTTCGTCGGCACCAAGCGCCAGGCGCAGGACGCCGTCAAGGACGAGGCCCTCCGCTGCGGCCAGTACTACATCAACAACCGGTGGCTCGGCGGCCTGCTCACCAACTGGCAGACCGTGAGCAAGTCCCTCGAGAAGTACAAGTCCCTCGACGCCATGAAGGAAGTCAACTACGCGGGCGAGGTGTCCAAGAAGCAGGTGGCCCGGCTGGAGCGCAAGCGCCGCAAGCTCGAGAAGAACCTGGCCGGCATCAAGAAGCTGGACGCCATGCCCGAGGTCCTGATGATCATCGACCCCAGCAAGGAAGACATCGCCGTGCTGGAGGCCAAAAAGATGGGGGTGAAGGTGGTGGCCCTGGTGGACACCAACTGCAACCCCGAGCCCATCGACTACGTGATCCCCGGCAACGACGACGCGCTCCGCTCCGTGCGGCTGATCGTCTCCAAGCTGGCGGACTCCGTCATCGAAGGGCAGAACATGATGAAGCAGGACGCCGAGCTGGCGGCCAAGGACGCCCCGGAAGGCGGCGCCGACGTCACCCCGGAACTCCGCGACGCCTACGCGGCGGAAGCGGTGCACCCGGAGCGCCGGAAGTACGCCCAGCGGCGGCCGCCCCGGCCGCGGGTCCCCCGCGAGATCATCCCGGACGCCGTTCCGGCCGCCCCGGAAGCCCCTGCCCCCGCTCCCGCCCCCGCTCCCGCCGAACCGGCGGAGTGA